In Mytilus edulis chromosome 6, xbMytEdul2.2, whole genome shotgun sequence, the following proteins share a genomic window:
- the LOC139528071 gene encoding uncharacterized protein PF3D7_1120000-like, which yields MHSMSAWQTVAGYKSANKKSTSKPGNSLLTAKVDKDKPPKKRTHSDVSSDSNNSADLSSIKNFQKDIDDIKSKLEVVTKREEFDRVTKDLVKASDLEQVVTVIVKNLMNEFEITLQHKIDEKAEEVKHEMQQQLDVLVLENEDLKKQMSALQYPNSTIRRDLNRTSRLSKQADISSNYNEQYSRKNNIKILNFPRKEQQDLRKDFMEFVKNELNVQLEERDVVAIHRIPSQKAGPYPVIVKLFNSDVKRKIMRCRKELTSKIKFVDNVTQRNMGLIKRLRETEEFESVWYYNCGIYGRTFSGLQLKFGLYDDIHYRLQQGK from the coding sequence ATGCACAGTATGTCTGCATGGCAAACAGTAGCTGGTTATAAATCTGCAAACAAAAAATCTACATCTAAACCTGGGAATTCATTGCTTACAGCAAAAGTGGATAAGGATAAACCACCTAAAAAACGCACCCATTCAGACGTATCAAGTGACTCAAATAATAGTGCAGACTTATCTAGTATAAAGAACTTTCAAAAAGATATCGATGACATTAAATCAAAACTTGAAGTTGTGACAAAGAGAGAAGAATTTGACAGAGTAACAAAGGATCTTGTAAAAGCTAGTGATCTTGAGCAAGTAGTTACTGTAATTGTTAAAAATCTGATGAACGAATTTGAAATAACATTGCAACACAAGATTGATGAAAAAGCTGAAGAAGTTAAACATGAAATGCAACAGCAATTGGATGTTTTAGTTCTAGAAAACGAAGATTTAAAGAAACAGATGTCAGCTTTACAGTATCCAAATTCAACAATAAGAAGAGACCTTAATAGAACAAGTCGACTTTCAAAACAAGCTGATATAAGCAGCAATTATAACGAGCAGtattcaagaaaaaataacattaaaatactTAATTTTCCAAGAAAGGAACAGCAAGATCTAAGAAAGGACTTCATGGAATTTGTCAAAAATGAACTAAATGTTCAATTAGAAGAAAGAGACGTGGTTGCAATCCACCGAATACCGTCTCAAAAGGCTGGGCCCTATCCAGTTATTGTTAAACTATTCAACAGTGATGTTAAACGTAAGATTATGAGATGTAGAAAAGAATTGACTAGTAAGATTAAGTTTGTGGATAACGTTACTCAAAGAAATATGGGTTTAATTAAGAGACTTAGAGAAACAGAAGAATTTGAATCTGTATGGTATTATAATTGTGGAATTTATGGTAGAACGTTTTCAGGACTTCAACTTAAATTTGGACTATATGACGACATTCACTACAGGCTACAACAAGGAAAATAG